DNA from Planctomycetota bacterium:
GCGCTCGCGTTCGTGGAGATTGAGGAATACAACCGCCGGAAGCGCCAGGCGGCCGCCGAGATGCTTCTGGCCGCGCAGAAAACCGGCGAGCGATGACGCAGGCATTCGGCGGGCCTGGAGGAACGCCAATGGTCACGGTGACGGTGTGCGTGGGAAGTTCCTGCCACCTGAAGGGTGCGCGCGAGGTCATTGTGCGTTTCAACGGGCTGCTTGAAGAACTGGGCCTGGCGGACAAGGTGGCGCTGAAAGGCTCGTTTTGCATGGAACGGTGCGGCGAGGGGGTGAATTGGCAGATCGACGACGAGCCCCTGACGAGTGGAAGCGTGGATGAGGCGATTGCAACGTTCCGCGAACGGGTGACGGCGGCCGTGACAAAAGGGCCTGCGGCCGAGCCAGGAGAGACGGCATGAGGTCCTCGGACAGCCAAATCACGGCGGTGCACGCCAGCGCGATCCTCAAGCACACGCCCAACGGGGTTGTGCTGGTGGACAAGGAGACGCGGATTCGTTTTGTGAACCCCGCGTTTCGGGCCATGTTCCATTGCGGCGACGACGAGATCGTCGGCAAGCGCGCGTCGGAGTTCGTGCACACGGACTGTTTTGAACGGCTTATCGCTGCGAGCGGGAACCTGATGGTCAAAGAGACGATCCCCGAACACGACATGAGTTTTCGCGTGGGGTTGTTTCCGATCGAGGGGGAAAACCTGTACTGCGGGATCTTCATTGACACCTCGGAAGAAGAGAAAGCCAGGCATCGCCTGGCCGAGTTGAGGGCCCAGACGCTCAAGCGCGCCCAAGAGGTGATTGAGCGCCAGATGCAGACGGCTCAGGAGATCGCCAGGCTCCTGGGCGAGGCCACCGCTGAAACCAAGGTGCTGCTGGTGAAGGTTATGTCCCTTTTTCAGGAAGAGCGATAGGGTATGCGGTTCTTCTACGAGTGGGGAACGAGGCAATTGCGCAAGCACAGTGAGGAGTTGTGCGGCGACAGCCTGGCCATCGCCCGCCACTCGGATTCCGTGACCCTGGCGCTTTCCGACGGGTTGGGGAGCGGCGTCAAGGCCAACATCCTGGCCACGCTGACGACGCGAATCGCCATGCACCTCTTGGAAAACGAGCTCCCGCTTTCGGAGGTGGTGGAGACACTGGGTAAGACCCTGCCGGTCTGCCAGGTGCGGAAACTGGCGTATAGCACGTTTGCGATTGCGCAGTTCTTCCGCGACGGCCGCGCGCGTCTCGTCGAGTTCGACACCCCGCCGGCGATCGTTCTGCGTGGGCGCAAGGTACTGCCGCTGCCCTCGAACGATCGGGAGATCGGCGGGAAGCGCATCCGCGAGTCCGTCGTGCGCGTGAAGTTGGGCGACTGGATTGTGTTTGTCTCGGACGGGGTTCTGAACGCCGGGATCGGCGGCGTCTATCCGCTGGGCTGGGGCTGGGAGCAGGCCGC
Protein-coding regions in this window:
- a CDS encoding (2Fe-2S) ferredoxin domain-containing protein; translated protein: MVTVTVCVGSSCHLKGAREVIVRFNGLLEELGLADKVALKGSFCMERCGEGVNWQIDDEPLTSGSVDEAIATFRERVTAAVTKGPAAEPGETA
- a CDS encoding PAS domain-containing protein, whose translation is MRSSDSQITAVHASAILKHTPNGVVLVDKETRIRFVNPAFRAMFHCGDDEIVGKRASEFVHTDCFERLIAASGNLMVKETIPEHDMSFRVGLFPIEGENLYCGIFIDTSEEEKARHRLAELRAQTLKRAQEVIERQMQTAQEIARLLGEATAETKVLLVKVMSLFQEER
- a CDS encoding SpoIIE family protein phosphatase, with translation MRFFYEWGTRQLRKHSEELCGDSLAIARHSDSVTLALSDGLGSGVKANILATLTTRIAMHLLENELPLSEVVETLGKTLPVCQVRKLAYSTFAIAQFFRDGRARLVEFDTPPAIVLRGRKVLPLPSNDREIGGKRIRESVVRVKLGDWIVFVSDGVLNAGIGGVYPLGWGWEQAARYLETHAHPDLSAQNVADRLADTVSELYAGAPGDDVSIAVIKVRTKL